One window of Ziziphus jujuba cultivar Dongzao chromosome 5, ASM3175591v1 genomic DNA carries:
- the LOC107420834 gene encoding MDIS1-interacting receptor like kinase 2-like isoform X3 — MDLLMEKKKFPLFFLFFVTNLAIIVVFASNEEAIALSKWKASLQNSQPLLASWTDLPNGTFNSSTELEATTTPCNWLGIYCDLAGNVIMINLTSSGLQGTLNEFMFSHFPNLLYLDLSMNFIFGVIPPEINYLSKLVYLDLSNNKLSGYIPEEIGLLSGLEGLMLSDNKLNGSFPNEIGSLRSLRELSLHNNSLSGLIPTSLGNLSKLAYLHIHKNSLSGSIPSEIGNLSNLVELWMNSNRLTGHIPSSLWNIKKLKSLVMFENKLSGHIPIEIKNMLSLNILSLHTNNLSGSIPKSICEMGNLTLIRLYRNNLSGSIPEEIGNLELLVGLELNENKLNGSLPGSIGNLSKLQVLNIRDNQLSGSIPQVIENLMDLVVLRLAWNYFTGYLPQNICQGGKLMNFTANGNHLIRSVPKSLRNCTSLSRIRLDGNQLTGNISEDFNVYPDLDYINLSNNKFYGEISKSWGQSLKLRSFEIAGNNISGIIPPEIGNITQLFRLVLSSNNLVGEIPKELGKLTSLINLTLDHNQLSGSIPAELGLLTGLEYLDLSTNGLSKNIPASLGSFLKLHHLKLSDNKLSHEIPIELGKLGQLSILDLSHNFLTGKVASEFRKLQSLLTMNISHNNLSGVLPQSFKELRGLEYVDISQNGFWGPIPDNKAFQDAPAEALQGNKGLCGNAGGLQPCNTPDNRKNTSETDHKVMYFIVLPILTPFLCALFGILINVRRTKNLEQKELSNMVNEPFHLVSNFDGRKLYQQIIKSTEDFDVRYCIGEGGFGSVYIAKLPSFDLVAIKKLHQVSDAGMTYSKEFFNEVRALTEIRHRNIVRLHGFCSHARNSFLVYEYFEKGSLARILSNEEEPKELDWSKRVNIIRGVAHALSYMHFSINPAIVHRDISSKNILLDSQFVAHISDFGTAKLLKHNSSDWTAVAGTVGYMAPVEQNWLTR, encoded by the exons ATGGATTTgttaatggagaaaaaaaaatttccacttttctttctcttttttgttacCAACTTggctattattgttgtttttgccTCTAATGAAGAAGCTATTGCTCTGTCCAAATGGAAAGCCAGTCTTCAAAACTCTCAGCCCCTTCTAGCTTCTTGGACTGACCTTCCCAATGGCACATTTAACTCTTCCACCGAACTTGAAGCCACTACAACTCCATGCAACTGGTTAGGAATTTATTGTGACCTTGCCGGAAATGTCATCATGATAAACCTTACTAGTTCTGGTTTACAAGGTACGCTCAATGAATTTATGTTCTCACACTTCCCTAATCTTTTGTATCTTGATCTTAGCATGAACTTTATATTCGGTGTAATCCCACCTGAAATCAATTACCTTTCCAAACTTGTCTATCTTGATTTGTCCAACAATAAGTTGTCCGGATATATACCAGAGGAAATCGGCCTGCTTTCAGGTCTTGAGGGCCTAATGTTGTCCGATAACAAGTTGAACGGCTCGTTTCCTAATGAAATAGGTTCTCTGAGGTCACTAAGAGAGCTTTCTCTTCATAATAACTCTCTTAGTGGTTTGATTCCTACTTCTTTGGGAAATCTAAGCAAATTGGCTTACTTGCATATCCATAAGAATTCACTTTCTGGTTCTATCCCTTCAGAAATAGGAAACCTCTCCAATTTGGTAGAGCTTTGGATGAATTCTAACCGTCTTACAGGTCACATTCCTTCAAGTTTATGGAATATAAAGAAGCTCAAATCGTTGGTCATGTTTGAAAACAAACTTTCTGGCCACATTCCCATAGAAATAAAGAATATGCTATCTTTGAACATTCTGAGCCTTCACACAAATAATCTTTCTGGTTCAATCCCAAAATCAATATGTGAGATGGGAAACCTTACCTTAATTCGTCTCTACCGGAATAATCTTTCTGGCTCTATTCCTGAAGAGATTGGCAACTTAGAGTTACTTGTTGGTCTAGAACTGAACGAGAATAAACTTAACGGTTCTCTTCCGGGTTCAATTGGCAACTTGAGTAAAttacaagttttaaatatccGTGACAACCAGCTCTCTGGTTCCATTCCTCAAGTAATAGAAAATCTTATGGATTTGGTTGTGCTGCGGCTGGCATGGAACtatttcactggttatttgccCCAGAATATTTGCCAAGGTGGGAAGCTTATGAACTTCACTGCAAATGGAAATCATCTTATTCGTTCAGTCCCTAAAAGCTTGAGAAACTGCACAAGCTTGTCTAGAATCCGGCTGGATGGAAACCAACTTACTGGGAATATATCTGAGGACTTCAATGTCTATCCAGACTTGGATTACATAAACCTAAGCAACAACAAGTTCTATGGTGAAATTTCTAAGAGCTGGGGACAATCCTTAAAACTAAGAAGTTTTGAGATTGCTGGGAACAATATCTCAGGTATCATACCTCCAGAAATTGGAAACATAACTCAACTGTTTCGACTTGTTCTTTCTTCAAATAATTTGGTTGGTGAGATTCCCAAGGAACTTGGAAAGCTGACTTCTTTGATAAACCTTACATTGGATCATAATCAGCTTTCTGGAAGTATACCTGCAGAACTTGGATTGCTGACCGGCCTTGAATATCTCGATCTGTCCACTAATGGACTGAGCAAAAACATTCCTGCAAGCCTAGGGAGCTTCTTAAAATTGCATCACTTGAAATTGAGCGACAACAAGTTAAGCCATGAAATTCCAATTGAATTGGGTAAATTGGGTCAGCTTTCCATACTAGATCTAAGCCATAACTTTCTCACAGGAAAGGTCGCTTCAGAGTTCAGAAAGTTGCAGAGCTTGCTGACAATGAATATCTCTCACAACAATCTCTCTGGTGTCCTTCCTCAGTCATTTAAGGAACTGCGTGGCTTAGAATATGTTGATATATCACAAAATGGATTTTGGGGTCCCATTCCAGACAACAAAGCATTCCAAGATGCTCCGGCAGAAGCATTGCAGGGGAACAAAGGATTGTGTGGCAATGCTGGTGGTCTGCAGCCCTGCAATACCCCTGATAATCGCAAAAATACTTCAGAGACTGACCACAAAgttatgtattttattgttCTACCAATTCTAACACCATTTTTATGTGCTTTATTTGGAATTCTTATCAACGTAAGGAGAACAAAGAACCTTGAACAAAAGGAACTAAGCAATATGGTCAATGAACCTTTCCATTTGGTATCAAACTTTGATGGAAGAAAACTGTACCAACAAATCATAAAATCTACTGAAGATTTTGATGTAAGATATTGCATTGGGGAGGGAGGATTTGGAAGTGTCTACATAGCGAAGCTTCCATCTTTTGACCTGGTAGCAATAAAGAAACTTCATCAAGTCTCTGATGCTGGGATGACCTATTCAAAAGAGTTCTTCAATGAGGTAAGAGCCTTAACAGAGATAAGGCATCGAAATATCGTGAGACTTCATGGTTTCTGTTCACATGCTCGGAACTCGTTTTTGGTATATGAGTACTTTGAAAAGGGTAGCTTGGCTAGGATCTTGAGCAACGAAGAGGAACCTAAAGAATTGGACTGGAGTAAAAGAGTGAATATCATTAGGGGTGTAGCTCATGCATTGTCCTACATGCACTTCAGCATCAACCCTGCAATTGTTCATCGCGATATATCCAGCAAAAACATACTGCTGGATTCTCAGTTTGTGGCTCACATTTCTGATTTTGGTACTGCAAAGCTTCTCAAGCATAACTCCTCGGATTGGACAGCCGTCGCAGGCACAGTCGGTTACATGGCTCCAG TTGAGCAGAATTGGCTTACACGATGA